One Verrucomicrobiia bacterium genomic window carries:
- the obgE gene encoding GTPase ObgE, producing the protein MFIDEIKVYARAGHGGKGAIAFHREAYIPKGGPSGGNGGRGGSVILQADHDLNNLIGQYYQPRLIAQDGKGGMGKGMDGLAGKDLIIKVPCGTLVWRLPSQPKPEEADDDEADEVEPPKPLLRFSGSQRAVIRHAAGAAAMEVDLSAETETPGEKHDASKGELVADLTQHGQQFLLCKGGRGGLGNRNFATSVRQTPRFAQPGEAGDEGEFLLELRIVAEVGLVGYPNAGKSTLLTAISRARPKVAPYPFTTLHPQIGIVEYSDFHRLTVCDVPGLIEGAHQNVGLGHAFLRHIQRCKVLVVLVDMAGSDGREPWDDYRKLLKELELYAPALIERPRLVVANKMDEEPAAENLKKFKRRVRKTPVLPIAAAFDEGIETFKQMIRDAVAAAK; encoded by the coding sequence ATGTTTATCGATGAAATCAAAGTGTATGCCCGCGCCGGCCATGGCGGAAAAGGCGCTATCGCGTTTCATCGTGAAGCCTACATTCCCAAGGGCGGCCCGAGCGGCGGCAACGGAGGACGCGGCGGAAGTGTCATCTTGCAGGCGGATCATGACTTGAACAACCTGATCGGCCAATATTATCAACCCAGACTGATCGCCCAAGACGGCAAAGGCGGCATGGGCAAGGGCATGGATGGCCTCGCCGGGAAGGACCTGATCATCAAGGTCCCGTGTGGAACGCTGGTCTGGCGATTGCCGTCCCAGCCGAAACCCGAAGAGGCTGATGACGATGAAGCGGACGAAGTTGAACCGCCCAAGCCCTTGTTGAGATTCAGCGGCAGCCAGCGGGCGGTGATCCGTCACGCAGCCGGTGCAGCTGCCATGGAAGTCGACCTTTCTGCCGAAACCGAAACCCCGGGCGAGAAGCACGATGCCTCGAAGGGCGAATTGGTGGCCGACCTGACGCAACACGGCCAGCAGTTTTTGCTGTGCAAAGGCGGCCGCGGCGGCTTGGGAAATCGAAACTTCGCCACGTCGGTTCGCCAGACACCGCGATTTGCGCAACCTGGCGAGGCAGGCGACGAAGGTGAATTCCTGCTGGAATTGCGAATTGTGGCAGAGGTCGGGTTGGTGGGATATCCGAATGCCGGAAAGTCCACTCTCCTGACAGCCATTTCACGCGCCCGTCCAAAAGTGGCGCCGTATCCGTTCACCACTTTGCACCCGCAAATCGGCATCGTAGAATACTCAGACTTTCACCGCCTCACTGTTTGTGACGTTCCCGGTTTGATTGAAGGCGCCCATCAAAATGTCGGCCTTGGCCACGCATTCCTGCGCCACATTCAACGCTGCAAAGTCCTGGTGGTGCTGGTCGACATGGCGGGCAGTGACGGACGGGAACCCTGGGACGACTACCGCAAACTGCTGAAGGAACTCGAGCTTTATGCGCCGGCCTTGATCGAGCGGCCGCGCCTTGTTGTTGCGAACAAAATGGATGAGGAACCCGCCGCCGAAAATTTGAAGAAGTTCAAACGGCGCGTTCGAAAAACGCCAGTTCTGCCGATCGCCGCTGCGTTCGATGAAGGAATCGAAACGTTCAAGCAGATGATTCGCGACGCCGTTGCCGCCGCAAAATAG
- the rpmA gene encoding 50S ribosomal protein L27 produces the protein MAHKKGQGSVRNGRDSVSKRLGVKRFGGQFVTAGSILVRQRGTKFLAGQNVGTGRDWTLFALADGKVMFDKDSRRVNIVAEAQATAQN, from the coding sequence ATGGCACATAAGAAAGGTCAAGGCAGCGTTCGCAACGGGCGCGACAGCGTCAGCAAACGGCTTGGCGTCAAGCGTTTCGGAGGACAGTTCGTCACCGCGGGCAGCATTCTCGTTCGGCAGCGCGGCACCAAGTTCCTCGCGGGCCAGAATGTAGGCACCGGCCGCGATTGGACTTTGTTCGCCCTCGCAGACGGCAAGGTGATGTTCGACAAGGACAGCCGCCGCGTGAACATCGTCGCAGAAGCTCAAGCCACCGCGCAAAACTAG
- the rplU gene encoding 50S ribosomal protein L21, producing the protein MYAVLETGSKQYRVSAGDTLQVERLAVDAGQPFTFDRVLLVSNDGKVTVGAPTVASASVVADVVEHIRGEKKLTFKMKRRKGYHKSIGHRQELTVVKIKEIKA; encoded by the coding sequence ATGTACGCTGTATTAGAAACCGGAAGCAAACAGTATCGCGTTAGCGCGGGCGATACGCTCCAGGTCGAACGTCTCGCTGTGGACGCCGGCCAGCCCTTCACTTTTGACCGCGTCCTGCTCGTCAGCAATGACGGCAAAGTCACGGTCGGCGCCCCTACGGTCGCCAGCGCTTCTGTTGTCGCCGACGTAGTCGAGCACATCCGCGGCGAAAAGAAACTCACGTTCAAGATGAAACGCCGCAAGGGCTATCACAAAAGCATCGGACATCGTCAGGAACTGACGGTCGTCAAGATCAAGGAAATTAAAGCTTAA
- the lspA gene encoding signal peptidase II, with amino-acid sequence MNPIGNPLRTPEWRIAALALSIVALDQLSKAIVLRFLGYEEERVIIEGFFKLVHWGNTGAAWSLFKGNNLLLAVIAVAALIVLYLTRRHFDTRSRLGQVAFGLIVGGIIGNLIDRLLPTRRHVIDFLYFYVERQGQVHGFPAFNVADTAICTGVGLVFLLTWRAERTARTVQSPAAETELR; translated from the coding sequence ATGAACCCGATTGGCAACCCCCTGCGCACGCCTGAATGGCGGATCGCCGCGCTTGCCTTGTCGATCGTCGCACTGGATCAGCTTTCCAAAGCAATTGTCCTCCGTTTTCTCGGGTACGAGGAGGAGCGGGTCATCATCGAAGGCTTCTTCAAGCTGGTGCATTGGGGAAACACGGGCGCAGCCTGGAGTTTGTTCAAGGGCAATAATCTCCTGCTGGCCGTGATCGCTGTGGCCGCATTGATTGTTCTCTACCTCACCCGCCGTCACTTCGATACCCGCTCCCGGCTTGGCCAGGTGGCGTTCGGCCTCATCGTCGGTGGCATCATCGGGAACTTGATCGACCGATTGCTCCCCACCCGCCGGCATGTCATCGATTTCCTGTATTTTTACGTTGAACGCCAGGGACAGGTGCATGGATTTCCGGCTTTCAACGTTGCGGATACCGCAATCTGCACCGGGGTGGGGCTGGTCTTTCTGCTGACATGGCGCGCTGAACGCACCGCCCGCACCGTGCAATCGCCTGCCGCGGAAACTGAGCTACGTTGA
- a CDS encoding RluA family pseudouridine synthase produces the protein MNGRTEVVIVCRTLPSQRLDIFLRDEFPAVSRGAFQRLIDEGHVRVDGRTVKTTHVPRAGERIEIFWPEARPATAQPQEMPMDVLYEDESLLVINKPPGLVVHPAAGHDDNTLVNGLLHHCQGGLSGIGGVARPGIVHRLDKETSGCLVVAKDDAAHLALSAQFAGRTVEKIYHAIVCGELAKENGEIRAAIARHPSHRKRMAVSDGSGREAHTSYRVLEKLRSTTLVEAILHTGRTHQIRVHFRHLGFPLAGDDTYGQRQNRRLEELLGFGAPRVMLHAVTLAFTHPVTGRRTKFEAPRPADFDEFLKLVR, from the coding sequence ATGAACGGTCGAACCGAAGTGGTCATCGTTTGCAGGACGCTTCCCTCTCAACGGCTGGATATCTTTCTCCGGGACGAATTTCCTGCCGTGTCACGCGGCGCCTTTCAACGACTAATTGACGAGGGGCATGTTCGCGTGGATGGGCGCACCGTCAAGACGACTCATGTCCCTCGCGCCGGCGAACGCATTGAGATCTTCTGGCCGGAAGCCAGGCCTGCGACTGCGCAGCCGCAGGAGATGCCGATGGATGTTCTGTACGAAGACGAATCCCTCCTCGTCATCAACAAGCCCCCAGGACTGGTGGTTCATCCGGCAGCGGGCCACGATGATAATACCCTCGTGAATGGCTTGCTCCATCACTGTCAGGGAGGCCTCAGCGGAATTGGCGGTGTTGCCCGGCCGGGAATTGTGCATCGGCTCGACAAGGAAACGAGCGGATGCCTGGTCGTGGCGAAGGACGATGCCGCCCACTTGGCCCTCTCCGCCCAATTTGCCGGTCGAACAGTAGAGAAGATTTATCACGCCATTGTCTGTGGGGAACTCGCAAAGGAAAACGGTGAGATTCGTGCTGCCATTGCACGGCATCCGTCTCATCGCAAAAGAATGGCTGTCAGCGATGGCAGCGGCCGCGAAGCACATACCAGTTATCGCGTGCTTGAGAAGTTGCGCTCAACGACCCTTGTCGAAGCCATCCTGCACACCGGGCGAACCCACCAGATTCGCGTCCATTTTCGACATTTGGGATTTCCGCTTGCGGGCGACGACACTTATGGCCAGCGGCAAAATCGCCGTTTGGAGGAACTGCTTGGGTTTGGCGCTCCTCGCGTGATGCTGCATGCTGTCACTCTCGCGTTTACCCATCCCGTGACTGGCCGCAGAACAAAGTTTGAGGCGCCGCGACCTGCGGATTTCGACGAGTTTTTGAAGTTAGTCCGCTGA
- a CDS encoding PRC-barrel domain-containing protein — MKKSLITCLACAASAAVAVAASSSTGSSGSSGSGTSSSSSIGSDSSTGSSSSGMSGSSGSQSSQSGQSGSSGSSLDHSSSSSSGLSATGRSSSQAVRGSNLMGSQIKDRSGSTIGRIEDVILNPTSGRIDFAVISLSGQGSSASGLSSSTSTSDGTSGAHTQNSGTGQGMNAGTTQSGGSQGGAGTTSSTTYGSAGSSSSSSSGKLIPVPWSLLQTESSSSASSSSSSLGMSSSSQQSFTLNVDSTKLQSAPSLSRGNWSEISQSGFSQRVNSHFGVSGMSGSTGGSESPYGSSTGSSDSSSSGSSIRSSGSSGSSGSSSGSSDQ; from the coding sequence ATGAAAAAATCATTGATCACATGTCTGGCCTGCGCAGCTTCCGCGGCCGTTGCAGTCGCTGCCTCCAGCTCCACCGGCTCATCCGGTTCCTCAGGCTCGGGCACGTCGAGCAGTTCGTCGATCGGAAGTGACTCGTCAACGGGTTCGAGCAGCTCTGGAATGTCGGGCTCGTCGGGTTCACAAAGCTCGCAGAGTGGACAATCCGGCAGCTCTGGTTCATCCCTGGATCACAGCTCCAGCAGCAGCAGCGGCCTCAGCGCTACGGGTCGCAGCAGTTCTCAGGCAGTACGGGGAAGCAACCTCATGGGCTCACAAATCAAGGATCGATCGGGCAGCACCATCGGTCGCATCGAAGATGTAATCCTCAACCCCACGTCAGGCCGCATTGATTTCGCCGTGATTTCGTTGTCAGGCCAGGGATCGTCTGCGTCGGGCTTAAGCAGTTCAACCAGTACTTCCGACGGCACTTCCGGGGCGCACACCCAGAACAGCGGCACGGGCCAGGGAATGAATGCCGGCACCACCCAAAGCGGCGGTTCACAAGGCGGAGCTGGCACGACGTCTTCGACGACCTACGGTTCAGCCGGATCGAGTTCAAGCTCCTCAAGCGGGAAACTCATCCCGGTTCCGTGGTCGCTCCTGCAGACTGAATCGTCAAGCTCGGCCAGTTCCAGCTCGTCCTCGTTGGGCATGAGCAGCAGCAGCCAGCAAAGCTTCACGCTGAACGTGGACAGCACCAAGCTGCAGTCGGCCCCCTCACTTAGCCGCGGTAACTGGTCGGAGATCAGCCAATCCGGATTCAGCCAGCGCGTGAACTCACATTTTGGCGTCTCTGGGATGTCGGGTTCGACCGGCGGATCCGAATCACCTTACGGCTCCAGCACCGGTTCCAGTGACTCGAGCTCATCTGGATCAAGCATTCGATCGAGCGGCAGTTCCGGCTCGAGCGGTTCAAGCTCCGGAAGTTCCGATCAATAA
- a CDS encoding CHASE domain-containing protein, translating to MKAVARQVWFPLGVLLAGLTLTIFATYFASRTVHLRNRAEFDSAAQRAQAEIGRSLETYIALMRGVAGLFASESNITHPAYSAYVNRLQLASNYPGVQGIGFSLRVPVDDRASMAAWLSSRAFTNVTPWPDTPRDEYHAVVLLEPQGPRNRAALGYDMFSDPVRRQAMEMARDTARPVASRRVRLVQEIEEEEQPGFLIYTPVYEDGNIPETIEERRARLKGFAYCPFRIWDFIRNALDATLLETITLEVHDGETPTEANLVYRSGPAPEKSGSLFVPDQRVQLSIAFAERRWTLVCSSSATAMFGWWAPYSIAGIGTALSLLLFYLTSAEARARARAETSTRQLQKSEAALRDSETRLRLIVESARDYAIFALDIEGRVVSWNSGAERLFGYTETEIVGRNAGLIFTPEDRIAGAPEEELMEASKTGVARSDRWHERNDGSRLFVSGIIRVMDDSKGHRVGYIKVARDVTEKLEAEASVRRERDLSEMVINSLPGVFYLFDQNGNWVRWNKNLENITGYSTDEVAARRPIEFCPPDDVDRVNEAIRRVFEIGHATVESNLITRDGSAIPFLWHGRRIVFDGIPCCIGMGVDITERKRAESELRTAQEQLRGYAAQLEHRVAERTAHLRQSLQSLESLLYHVAHDLRAPLRSMSSFTTILLDEYAPNLDDKAQDYAQRIGQSAQFMDELVQDLLTYGHLAHSKISVSNVNLETQVDTVLKQLSARIAARNAVVEVERPLPNVKASSAVVSQIVMNLVDNALKFVPAERTPHVRIHADSNSGVRLWVEDNGIGIRPEYHERIFRVFERLHAGNRFPGTGIGLAIVSKGAERIGARAGVESNPGEGSRFWVEFPAIDGN from the coding sequence ATGAAAGCCGTTGCTCGGCAAGTTTGGTTTCCGCTGGGAGTGCTGCTGGCTGGGCTGACTCTGACCATCTTCGCGACCTATTTTGCAAGCAGGACTGTCCATCTGCGGAATCGCGCCGAATTCGACAGCGCGGCTCAGCGCGCGCAGGCGGAGATCGGCCGTTCGCTTGAAACGTACATCGCGCTGATGCGCGGCGTGGCGGGGCTGTTCGCGTCGGAATCCAACATCACACACCCCGCTTACTCTGCATACGTGAACCGGCTGCAACTCGCGTCCAATTATCCCGGCGTCCAGGGAATTGGCTTCTCCCTCCGCGTTCCCGTCGATGATCGTGCCTCGATGGCAGCGTGGCTGAGCAGTCGGGCGTTCACGAACGTTACTCCGTGGCCTGACACACCGCGCGACGAATACCATGCAGTCGTGTTACTGGAACCTCAGGGCCCAAGAAACCGCGCGGCACTGGGCTATGACATGTTCTCCGATCCCGTTCGGCGCCAGGCTATGGAAATGGCGCGGGACACGGCGCGCCCTGTGGCGTCGCGAAGGGTGCGGCTGGTTCAGGAAATTGAGGAAGAGGAACAGCCCGGCTTTCTCATCTACACGCCTGTTTACGAAGATGGGAATATCCCGGAAACGATCGAGGAGCGACGGGCGCGTTTAAAAGGTTTTGCGTATTGTCCATTTCGTATTTGGGATTTTATCCGGAACGCACTCGATGCGACGCTCCTGGAGACGATCACCCTGGAAGTGCATGATGGCGAAACCCCGACTGAAGCGAACCTTGTGTATCGCTCGGGACCTGCGCCTGAAAAGTCAGGCAGTTTGTTCGTTCCAGATCAGCGCGTTCAGCTGTCGATCGCGTTTGCGGAACGCCGCTGGACGCTGGTCTGCTCGAGTTCCGCCACAGCCATGTTTGGATGGTGGGCACCTTACAGTATCGCGGGGATCGGAACCGCGCTAAGTTTGCTCCTGTTCTACCTGACGTCTGCCGAGGCCCGCGCCCGCGCCCGTGCAGAAACGAGCACGCGACAACTGCAGAAATCCGAGGCGGCGTTGCGCGACAGCGAAACACGCCTTCGCCTGATCGTGGAAAGCGCCCGCGATTATGCGATTTTCGCATTGGACATCGAAGGCCGCGTGGTGAGTTGGAATAGTGGCGCCGAACGGCTTTTTGGATACACGGAAACCGAGATCGTCGGCCGCAACGCCGGCTTGATCTTTACTCCCGAGGATCGGATTGCCGGTGCTCCGGAAGAGGAGTTGATGGAAGCTTCAAAAACAGGCGTCGCGCGCAGTGATCGCTGGCATGAACGCAACGACGGTTCACGGCTGTTTGTCAGCGGGATTATTCGCGTCATGGACGATTCCAAAGGCCACCGCGTCGGTTACATCAAAGTCGCGAGGGACGTGACTGAAAAGCTCGAAGCCGAAGCCAGCGTCCGGCGGGAACGAGACCTGTCGGAGATGGTCATCAACAGCCTTCCTGGTGTGTTCTACCTTTTTGACCAGAACGGAAACTGGGTGCGCTGGAACAAGAACCTGGAAAACATAACAGGGTATTCCACTGATGAAGTGGCGGCGAGGCGCCCGATCGAATTCTGTCCGCCAGACGACGTGGACCGCGTCAACGAAGCCATTCGCAGGGTTTTCGAAATTGGGCACGCCACCGTGGAATCGAACCTCATCACCCGCGACGGTTCTGCCATCCCGTTTCTCTGGCACGGGCGGCGGATCGTCTTCGACGGCATTCCGTGTTGCATCGGAATGGGAGTTGATATCACGGAACGCAAACGTGCCGAAAGCGAATTGCGCACGGCCCAGGAACAGCTGCGGGGTTACGCCGCGCAACTCGAGCATCGCGTCGCCGAGCGCACGGCCCATTTGCGCCAGAGCCTGCAGTCGCTCGAAAGCCTGCTGTACCACGTTGCGCACGACCTTCGTGCGCCGCTGCGTTCGATGTCCAGCTTCACCACGATTCTCCTGGATGAATACGCGCCGAATCTGGACGACAAGGCGCAGGATTATGCGCAGCGGATTGGGCAGTCGGCCCAGTTCATGGATGAACTTGTGCAGGACCTGCTCACGTACGGGCACCTTGCCCACTCAAAGATCAGCGTTTCAAATGTGAATCTGGAGACGCAGGTCGATACCGTACTGAAACAACTTTCCGCCCGCATTGCCGCTCGGAATGCAGTCGTTGAGGTGGAGCGTCCGCTTCCCAATGTGAAAGCCAGCAGTGCGGTTGTCAGCCAGATCGTCATGAACCTGGTGGACAACGCGTTGAAGTTTGTTCCAGCCGAGCGCACACCGCACGTGCGTATTCACGCCGACTCGAATTCAGGAGTGCGCCTGTGGGTCGAAGACAATGGCATCGGGATTCGCCCCGAATATCATGAACGCATTTTCCGGGTGTTCGAACGGTTGCACGCCGGGAATCGTTTTCCAGGCACGGGGATTGGGCTCGCTATCGTTTCCAAAGGCGCAGAGCGTATCGGCGCGCGGGCCGGCGTGGAATCAAACCCCGGCGAGGGCAGCCGGTTCTGGGTGGAGTTTCCAGCCATCGACGGGAATTAA
- a CDS encoding LemA family protein, with protein sequence MTSIGLIILAGLVVLALLLVMFGVGVYNRLIGLRNRFKNAYSQIDVQLKRRYDLIPNLVETAKGYLKHERETLENVIKARNVAYAASQTAASTPGDASAVKNLASAEAGLAGVLSRFMAISEAYPDLKANQNMMQLTEELTSTENKISFARQAYNDSVMTYNTQREVFPSNIVAGMFNFGPAELFVIERQEEKAAPKVQF encoded by the coding sequence ATGACCTCCATCGGATTGATCATCCTGGCCGGGTTGGTGGTGTTGGCGCTGTTGCTCGTCATGTTTGGCGTCGGCGTCTACAACCGGCTCATAGGCCTGCGCAACCGTTTCAAGAACGCCTATTCACAAATCGATGTGCAATTGAAGCGCCGCTATGACCTGATTCCCAATCTCGTCGAAACGGCCAAAGGCTATCTCAAGCACGAACGCGAGACGCTGGAGAATGTCATCAAGGCCCGCAACGTCGCATATGCGGCATCTCAAACCGCGGCATCAACTCCCGGCGACGCCAGCGCAGTGAAGAATCTAGCGTCCGCGGAAGCAGGACTTGCTGGGGTACTCAGCCGTTTCATGGCGATTTCCGAAGCGTATCCCGACCTCAAGGCAAACCAGAACATGATGCAGTTGACCGAGGAACTGACATCCACGGAGAACAAGATTTCGTTTGCCCGGCAGGCGTACAACGACTCTGTCATGACCTACAACACCCAGCGCGAAGTGTTCCCTTCGAACATTGTTGCGGGGATGTTCAACTTCGGGCCCGCTGAACTGTTCGTGATCGAGCGGCAGGAGGAAAAAGCCGCACCCAAGGTTCAGTTCTAA
- a CDS encoding M48 family metallopeptidase, whose amino-acid sequence MDFFDRQDKARRQTKVLVVYFLLGVALLIAAIYVALVLVLQWPETSRRYIEAQGFSLWNPRLFLGTAIGTGAVILMGSLFKTLQLSRGGSAVASMLGGRAVNPNTADPDERKLLNIVEEMALASGIAVPQVYVMDEELAINAFAAGHTESDAVVGVTRGCMKLLSRDELQGVIAHEFSHILNGDMRLNLRLMGWIFGIFCISVIGRVLLHTRGGSRRDKNPLPLVGLVFLALGGIGVFFGRLIQAAVSRQREFLADAAAVQFTRNPPGLAGALKKIGGLVYGSKLESPHATEASHLFFGRGTGSAFSGLMSTHPPLEDRIRALDPSFDGTFPRVDATRETDVELEDPRARRRGGSPFPFPFEVPGLAPASEGREMAVPPVIPVSAVVPASGAPSPGHLRYAVQLRRSFSPALQTATHDSMSAMAVIYAQLLSSDPLLRDRQLENIGRLSSTGVRREVERVLPDVTALAVRARLPLVDMTLPALRQMSFAQFEEFSRAIRELIESDHEIDLFEYVLQKIAIRHIESQFKPPRTVIVQFYTMRPLAGDAAILISAMAHAGSGDPGIAAEAFKRGAMLLTRGSQIALDFVPGERCGLAEIDAALERLNTAAPQLKKNVLFACAATVAADGWIQESEAELLRGIADTLDCPLPPFIPKE is encoded by the coding sequence ATGGATTTCTTCGATCGGCAGGACAAGGCGCGCCGCCAGACCAAGGTGCTGGTGGTGTACTTCCTCCTTGGCGTCGCGCTGCTGATCGCCGCCATTTATGTGGCCCTCGTGCTGGTCCTCCAGTGGCCTGAAACGTCACGGCGCTACATCGAGGCGCAGGGTTTTTCCTTGTGGAACCCCAGACTATTTCTCGGCACTGCCATCGGAACAGGCGCAGTGATCCTGATGGGAAGCCTATTCAAGACGCTGCAACTTTCCCGCGGCGGCAGCGCCGTGGCAAGCATGCTGGGTGGACGCGCGGTCAATCCCAACACTGCCGATCCCGACGAGCGCAAACTGCTGAACATTGTCGAGGAAATGGCGCTCGCCTCAGGCATCGCCGTCCCGCAGGTCTACGTGATGGATGAGGAGCTCGCGATCAACGCGTTCGCGGCGGGACACACCGAGAGCGATGCCGTGGTCGGAGTCACGCGCGGCTGCATGAAGCTCCTCTCCCGCGATGAACTGCAAGGCGTCATCGCACACGAATTCAGTCACATTCTCAATGGTGACATGCGGTTGAATTTGCGATTGATGGGCTGGATCTTTGGGATTTTTTGCATCTCGGTGATTGGACGCGTGCTCCTGCACACTCGCGGAGGCAGCCGTCGCGACAAGAATCCGCTGCCGCTCGTCGGCCTGGTCTTCCTGGCGTTGGGCGGGATCGGCGTGTTCTTCGGCCGATTGATCCAGGCTGCCGTGAGCCGGCAGCGCGAGTTCCTCGCGGATGCCGCCGCCGTCCAATTCACCCGCAACCCGCCCGGGCTTGCGGGTGCCCTGAAAAAAATTGGCGGCCTGGTCTACGGCTCCAAGCTGGAATCCCCGCACGCGACCGAGGCATCCCACCTGTTCTTTGGAAGGGGAACTGGTTCTGCATTCTCAGGCCTCATGTCGACGCACCCACCGCTGGAGGATCGCATTCGTGCCCTTGATCCTTCGTTCGACGGGACGTTCCCGCGGGTCGACGCAACTCGCGAAACTGACGTTGAACTGGAGGACCCGCGTGCACGGCGTCGCGGCGGATCTCCGTTTCCCTTTCCGTTCGAAGTTCCAGGATTGGCCCCTGCAAGCGAAGGACGGGAAATGGCTGTGCCCCCGGTGATCCCGGTCTCGGCTGTTGTGCCTGCGTCCGGCGCGCCTTCGCCCGGGCATCTGCGTTACGCGGTGCAATTGCGCAGATCCTTTTCGCCCGCCCTGCAAACGGCCACTCATGATTCCATGAGCGCAATGGCTGTCATCTACGCCCAGTTGCTCAGTTCTGACCCCCTTTTGCGAGACAGACAGTTGGAAAACATCGGCCGGCTCTCTTCAACAGGCGTTCGCCGCGAGGTCGAACGCGTTCTCCCCGACGTCACAGCGTTGGCCGTGCGTGCGCGGCTGCCGCTGGTGGATATGACATTGCCCGCTCTGCGCCAGATGTCGTTCGCCCAGTTCGAGGAATTTTCCCGCGCAATTCGCGAGCTGATCGAAAGCGATCACGAAATCGATCTGTTCGAATATGTCCTGCAAAAAATTGCGATTCGCCATATTGAGTCGCAATTCAAGCCGCCACGGACCGTTATCGTGCAGTTCTATACGATGCGCCCGCTCGCGGGTGACGCTGCAATCCTGATTTCGGCCATGGCTCATGCCGGATCAGGTGATCCCGGAATCGCGGCTGAGGCATTCAAGCGCGGTGCGATGCTGTTGACGCGCGGTTCCCAGATTGCACTCGATTTTGTCCCAGGTGAACGGTGCGGACTCGCGGAGATTGATGCGGCATTGGAGCGGCTGAACACGGCGGCCCCACAGCTCAAGAAGAACGTTTTGTTTGCGTGCGCCGCCACGGTCGCGGCCGACGGATGGATTCAAGAGAGCGAAGCGGAACTGCTGCGCGGCATCGCCGACACATTGGATTGCCCCTTGCCGCCGTTCATCCCCAAGGAATAA
- a CDS encoding zinc ribbon domain-containing protein — protein sequence MPIYEFACPKCRKIYSFLSKRINPDRLPVCPKCGNKKMEKQMSRFAMTKGLAETPAESGGEPGDESMPNLDDPRVARAMAEMERDMEHMDENNPRHMAHMMRKMKDIMPPGTAPKELDIAIKRLEAGEDPEKIEADMGDLLGDFGGEEGGGMGGGGYSKDSGLYDY from the coding sequence ATGCCCATTTACGAATTTGCCTGTCCGAAGTGCCGGAAGATCTACAGCTTCCTTTCGAAGCGGATTAATCCGGATCGCCTCCCCGTTTGCCCAAAGTGCGGCAACAAAAAAATGGAAAAGCAGATGAGCCGATTCGCGATGACCAAGGGTCTCGCCGAAACGCCCGCGGAAAGCGGCGGCGAGCCTGGAGATGAATCCATGCCGAATCTGGATGACCCCCGCGTGGCACGCGCCATGGCAGAAATGGAGCGAGACATGGAGCACATGGACGAAAACAACCCGCGTCACATGGCTCACATGATGCGGAAGATGAAGGACATCATGCCGCCCGGAACTGCGCCAAAGGAACTGGATATCGCGATCAAGCGTCTTGAGGCAGGAGAGGATCCGGAAAAGATCGAAGCAGACATGGGCGACCTCCTGGGTGATTTCGGGGGAGAAGAAGGCGGAGGGATGGGCGGAGGCGGATACAGCAAGGACAGCGGGCTTTACGATTACTAG